One Actinomyces respiraculi DNA window includes the following coding sequences:
- the rplB gene encoding 50S ribosomal protein L2, translating into MGIRKYKPTTPGRRGSSVADFVEITRSEPEKSLVRPLSKSGGRNNSGRVTSRHKGGGHKRAYRIIDFRRHDKDGVPAKVAHIEYDPNRTARIALLHYADGEKRYIIAPNKLGQGDIVEAGPNADIKPGNNLPLRHIPTGTVVHAVELRPGGGAKIARSAGTSVQLVAKEGKYAQLRMPSGEIRNVEAACRATVGEVGNAEQSNINWGKAGRMRWKGVRPTVRGVVMNPVDHPHGGGEGRTSGGRHPVSPWGKPEGRTRRPNKSSDRLIVRRRRTGKKR; encoded by the coding sequence ATGGGAATCCGTAAGTACAAGCCGACGACGCCGGGACGTCGTGGCTCCTCCGTGGCCGACTTCGTCGAGATCACGCGCAGCGAGCCCGAGAAGTCCCTGGTGCGCCCGCTGAGCAAGTCCGGCGGTCGCAACAACAGCGGCCGTGTCACCTCCCGTCACAAGGGTGGCGGCCACAAGCGCGCCTACCGCATCATCGACTTCCGTCGTCACGACAAGGACGGTGTGCCCGCCAAGGTCGCTCACATCGAGTACGACCCCAACCGCACCGCCCGCATCGCCCTCCTGCACTACGCGGACGGCGAGAAGCGCTACATCATCGCCCCCAACAAGCTCGGCCAGGGCGACATCGTTGAGGCCGGTCCGAACGCTGACATCAAGCCCGGCAACAACCTGCCGCTGCGCCACATCCCCACCGGTACCGTGGTGCACGCCGTCGAGCTGCGTCCCGGCGGCGGCGCCAAGATCGCCCGCAGCGCCGGCACGTCCGTCCAGCTGGTCGCCAAGGAGGGCAAGTACGCGCAGCTGCGCATGCCCTCCGGCGAGATCCGCAACGTTGAGGCCGCCTGCCGCGCGACCGTTGGTGAGGTCGGCAACGCCGAGCAGTCCAACATCAACTGGGGCAAGGCCGGCCGTATGCGCTGGAAGGGCGTTCGCCCGACCGTCCGCGGTGTCGTCATGAACCCGGTGGACCACCCGCACGGTGGTGGTGAGGGCCGTACCTCTGGTGGTCGTCACCCCGTGTCCCCGTGGGGCAAGCCCGAGGGCCGTACCCGTCGTCCCAACAAGTCCAGCGACCGCCTCATCGTGCGTCGTCGTCGGACCGGCAAGAAGCGCTGA
- the rplW gene encoding 50S ribosomal protein L23 — translation MSLEKSKNPRDVIVAPVVSEKSYACMDRGQYTFLVAPGSNKTEIKQAIEAIFGVKVESVNTQNRPGKTRRTRTGLGRTKATKRAIVTLREGTIDIFGDVAK, via the coding sequence GTGAGCCTCGAGAAGAGCAAGAACCCCCGCGACGTCATCGTCGCGCCGGTCGTCTCCGAGAAGTCCTACGCCTGCATGGACCGTGGCCAGTACACGTTCCTCGTCGCGCCGGGCTCGAACAAGACCGAGATCAAGCAGGCCATCGAGGCCATCTTCGGTGTCAAGGTCGAGTCGGTGAACACCCAGAACCGTCCCGGCAAGACCCGCCGGACCCGCACGGGCCTGGGCAGGACGAAGGCCACCAAGCGCGCGATCGTCACGCTGCGTGAGGGGACCATCGACATCTTTGGCGACGTGGCTAAGTGA
- the rplD gene encoding 50S ribosomal protein L4, translating into MADVLSVDIVDSKGKKTGTAELPAEIFDAELNIPLMHQVVVAQLAAARQGTHATKNRGAVRGGGRKPYRQKGTGRARQGSTRAPQFVGGGVVHGPRPRDYTQRTPKKMKAAALRSALSDRARNGRVHVITEFLASETPSTKGALAGLRNLTDRKALVVVERADTLSALSLRNLPDVLVTWADQLNTYDVLVNDDVVFTAAALDTFLGKGEEESK; encoded by the coding sequence ATGGCTGACGTTCTCTCCGTCGACATCGTTGACTCCAAGGGCAAGAAGACCGGCACCGCCGAGCTGCCCGCCGAGATCTTCGACGCCGAGCTCAACATCCCGCTCATGCACCAGGTCGTCGTCGCCCAGCTCGCTGCTGCGCGTCAGGGCACCCACGCCACCAAGAACCGCGGCGCCGTCCGCGGTGGTGGCCGCAAGCCCTACCGCCAGAAGGGCACCGGCCGCGCCCGTCAGGGCTCGACCCGCGCCCCGCAGTTCGTCGGCGGTGGGGTTGTGCACGGCCCGCGGCCGCGCGACTACACCCAGCGCACCCCCAAGAAGATGAAGGCCGCCGCTCTGCGCAGCGCCCTGTCCGACCGCGCCCGCAACGGCCGCGTCCACGTCATCACCGAGTTCCTGGCCTCCGAGACCCCCTCCACCAAGGGCGCCCTCGCCGGCCTGCGCAACCTCACGGACCGCAAGGCCCTGGTGGTCGTGGAGCGTGCGGACACCCTGTCCGCCCTGAGCCTGCGCAACCTGCCCGACGTCCTTGTGACCTGGGCCGACCAGCTCAACACCTACGACGTGCTCGTCAACGATGACGTCGTTTTCACTGCCGCCGCCCTGGACACCTTCCTCGGCAAGGGTGAGGAGGAGTCCAAGTGA
- the tuf gene encoding elongation factor Tu, producing MAKAKFERTKPHVNIGTIGHVDHGKTTLTAAISKTLHDLYPDLNPFTPFDEIDKAPEERQRGITINIAHVEYETEKRHYAHVDAPGHADYIKNMITGAAQMDGAILVVAATDGPMAQTREHVLLARQVGVPTLLVALNKCDMVEDEELLELVEMEVRELLSSQEYDGDNAPVIRVSAFQALEGDAAWAEKIKELMDAVDEYIPTPERDMDKPFLMPVEDVFTITGRGTVVTGRVERGKLPINSEVEILGIREAQKTTVTGIEMFHKQMDEAWAGENCGLLLRGTKREDVERGQVVVKPGSITPHTDFEGHVYILTKDEGGRHNPFYSNYRPQFYFRTTDVTGVITLPEGTEMVMPGDTTEMTVELIQPIAMEEGLGFAIREGGRTVGSGRVTKILK from the coding sequence GTGGCCAAGGCCAAGTTCGAGCGGACCAAGCCGCACGTCAACATCGGAACGATCGGTCACGTCGACCACGGCAAGACGACGCTGACTGCCGCGATCTCCAAGACGCTGCACGACCTGTACCCGGACCTCAACCCCTTCACGCCCTTCGACGAGATCGACAAGGCTCCCGAGGAGCGTCAGCGCGGTATCACGATCAACATCGCGCACGTCGAGTACGAGACCGAGAAGCGTCACTACGCCCACGTTGACGCCCCTGGCCACGCCGACTACATCAAGAACATGATCACCGGTGCCGCCCAGATGGATGGCGCGATCCTGGTGGTCGCCGCCACCGACGGCCCCATGGCCCAGACCCGCGAGCACGTCCTGCTCGCCCGTCAGGTCGGTGTCCCCACCCTCCTCGTCGCCCTCAACAAGTGCGACATGGTCGAGGACGAGGAGCTCCTCGAGCTCGTCGAGATGGAGGTGCGCGAGCTGCTGTCCTCCCAGGAGTACGACGGCGACAACGCCCCCGTCATCCGGGTCTCCGCCTTCCAGGCGCTCGAGGGCGACGCCGCCTGGGCCGAGAAGATCAAGGAGCTCATGGACGCGGTCGACGAGTACATCCCGACCCCCGAGCGCGACATGGACAAGCCCTTCCTCATGCCCGTTGAGGACGTCTTCACGATCACCGGTCGTGGCACCGTCGTCACCGGCCGTGTCGAGCGCGGCAAGCTCCCGATCAACTCCGAGGTCGAGATCCTCGGTATCCGCGAGGCCCAGAAGACCACGGTCACGGGCATCGAGATGTTCCACAAGCAGATGGACGAGGCGTGGGCCGGCGAGAACTGCGGTCTGCTCCTGCGCGGCACGAAGCGTGAGGACGTCGAGCGCGGCCAGGTTGTCGTCAAGCCCGGCTCCATCACCCCGCACACGGACTTCGAGGGCCACGTCTACATCCTCACCAAGGACGAGGGCGGCCGTCACAACCCGTTCTACTCGAACTACCGTCCGCAGTTCTACTTCCGCACCACGGACGTCACCGGCGTCATCACGCTGCCCGAGGGCACCGAGATGGTCATGCCCGGCGACACCACCGAGATGACCGTTGAGCTCATCCAGCCCATCGCCATGGAGGAGGGCCTCGGCTTCGCCATCCGTGAGGGTGGTCGCACCGTCGGCTCCGGCCGTGTCACCAAGATCCTCAAGTGA
- the rplC gene encoding 50S ribosomal protein L3, which yields MTTLNQPAPAAPAKALLGTKLGMTQIWDENGIMRPVTVVRVDTNVVTQVRNVETDGYEAVQLAFGEIDERKVTKPLQGHFAKAGVAPRRHVAEIRTSLASEFTLGQELTADIFEVGQLVDVQGTSKGKGFAGVMKRHGFKGVSASHGAHRNHRKPGSVGACATPGRIFKGLRMAGRMGHATTTVQNLKVRGVDAVKGVLLVNGAIPGPKGSVVVVRTAVKGA from the coding sequence ATGACTACGCTTAACCAGCCGGCTCCGGCCGCGCCTGCCAAGGCGCTGCTCGGCACCAAGCTCGGCATGACGCAGATCTGGGACGAGAACGGCATCATGCGTCCCGTCACCGTGGTCCGCGTCGACACCAACGTCGTGACCCAGGTCCGCAACGTCGAGACCGACGGCTACGAGGCCGTCCAGCTCGCCTTCGGCGAGATCGACGAGCGCAAGGTCACCAAGCCCCTCCAGGGCCACTTTGCCAAGGCCGGCGTCGCCCCGCGTCGCCACGTCGCCGAGATCCGCACCTCCCTCGCCTCCGAGTTCACCCTGGGCCAGGAGCTCACCGCCGACATCTTCGAGGTCGGCCAGCTCGTGGACGTCCAGGGCACCTCCAAGGGCAAGGGCTTCGCGGGTGTCATGAAGCGTCACGGCTTCAAGGGCGTCTCCGCCTCGCACGGTGCGCACCGCAACCACCGCAAGCCCGGCTCCGTCGGCGCCTGCGCCACCCCGGGTCGCATCTTCAAGGGTCTGCGCATGGCCGGACGCATGGGCCACGCGACCACCACCGTCCAGAACCTCAAGGTTCGTGGCGTGGACGCCGTCAAGGGCGTCCTGCTCGTCAACGGCGCCATCCCCGGCCCCAAGGGCTCGGTCGTCGTCGTCCGCACCGCGGTGAAGGGAGCCTGA
- the rpsG gene encoding 30S ribosomal protein S7, producing the protein MPRKGPAPRRPLAVDPVYGSPVVTQLVNRVLLDGKKSTAERIVYGALEGVRSKTDQDPVAVLKRALDNIRPALEVRSRRVGGATYQVPVEVRPNRATTLALRWLVDYSRQRRENTMTERLMNEILDASNGLGAAVKRREDMHRMAESNKAFAHYRW; encoded by the coding sequence ATGCCTCGTAAGGGTCCCGCGCCCAGGCGCCCCCTCGCCGTCGACCCCGTCTACGGCTCGCCGGTCGTCACCCAGCTCGTCAACCGCGTCCTTCTGGACGGCAAGAAGTCCACCGCCGAGCGCATCGTCTACGGTGCCCTCGAGGGTGTGCGCTCCAAGACGGACCAGGACCCGGTCGCCGTCCTCAAGCGCGCTCTGGACAACATCCGCCCGGCCCTCGAGGTCCGCTCCCGCCGCGTCGGCGGTGCGACCTACCAGGTCCCCGTCGAGGTGCGCCCCAACCGCGCCACCACGCTCGCTCTGCGCTGGCTCGTGGACTACTCCCGCCAGCGTCGTGAGAACACGATGACCGAGCGTCTTATGAACGAGATCCTCGACGCCTCCAACGGTCTGGGCGCCGCTGTCAAGCGCCGCGAGGACATGCACCGCATGGCCGAGTCCAACAAGGCCTTCGCCCACTACCGCTGGTAA
- the fusA gene encoding elongation factor G: MALDVLTDLTKVRNIGIMAHIDAGKTTVSERILFYTGINYKIGETHDGASTMDWMEQEQERGITITSAATTTFWKGTQINLIDTPGHVDFTVEVERSLRVLDGAVAVFDGKEGVEPQSETVWRQADKYNVPRICYINKMDKLGANFDFSVQTIRDRLHATPMVINFPIGAESEFSGVVDVIEMRAVRFPEKDADGKETRGAVVEYEEIPADLRARAEELRSELMETVAEVDDELMEKYLEEGELTVEEIKRGIRALTIAGEAFPVLAGSAFKNKGIQPVLDAVIDYLPSPLDVPAVEGHVPGDEENVIVRESDDNAPFSGLAFKVATHPFYGKLVYVRVYSGKVSSGEQVLNATKGKKERIGKMFQMHSNKENPVDVAHAGHIYAFIGLKDVTTGDTLCAQSAPVILESMTFPDPVIHVAIEPKTKGDQEKLGVAIQKLSEEDPTFTVELDEETGQTVIGGMGELHLDVFVDRMRREFKVEANVGNPMVAYRETLKRKVDKVDYTHKKQTGGSGQFAKVQMSFEPLEVVEAAEGEEKKHYEFVNAVTGGRVPREYIPSVDAGVQEAMLTGVLAGYPMVDVKATLIDGGYHEVDSSEMAFKIAGSMAFKEGAKKAHPVLLEPVMAVEVRTPEEYMGDVIGDLNSRRGMIQSMEDAVGVKVIRAAVPLSEMFGYVGDLRSKTQGRAVYSMSFDSYAEVPKNVADEIIAKAKGE, translated from the coding sequence GTGGCACTTGACGTGCTGACTGACCTCACGAAGGTCCGCAACATCGGCATCATGGCGCATATCGATGCCGGTAAGACCACCGTCTCCGAGCGCATCCTCTTCTACACCGGTATCAACTACAAGATCGGTGAGACCCACGACGGCGCCTCCACGATGGACTGGATGGAGCAGGAGCAGGAGCGTGGCATCACGATCACCTCCGCTGCGACCACCACCTTCTGGAAGGGCACGCAGATCAACCTCATCGACACCCCCGGCCACGTGGACTTCACGGTGGAGGTCGAGCGCTCCCTGCGCGTGCTCGACGGCGCCGTCGCGGTCTTCGACGGCAAGGAGGGCGTCGAGCCCCAGTCCGAGACCGTGTGGCGCCAGGCGGACAAGTACAACGTTCCGCGCATCTGCTACATCAACAAGATGGACAAGCTGGGCGCAAACTTCGACTTCTCCGTCCAGACGATCCGTGACCGCCTCCACGCCACGCCGATGGTCATCAACTTCCCCATCGGTGCGGAGAGCGAGTTCTCCGGCGTCGTCGACGTCATCGAGATGCGCGCTGTGCGCTTCCCCGAGAAGGACGCCGACGGCAAGGAGACCCGCGGCGCCGTCGTCGAGTACGAGGAGATCCCCGCTGACCTCCGGGCCCGTGCCGAGGAACTGCGCTCCGAGCTCATGGAGACGGTCGCCGAGGTCGACGACGAGCTCATGGAGAAGTACCTCGAGGAGGGTGAGCTCACCGTCGAGGAGATCAAGCGTGGCATCCGTGCGCTGACCATCGCCGGCGAGGCCTTCCCCGTCCTGGCGGGCTCCGCCTTCAAGAACAAGGGCATCCAGCCCGTTCTCGACGCCGTCATCGACTACCTGCCGTCCCCGCTGGACGTGCCGGCCGTCGAGGGGCACGTGCCCGGCGACGAGGAGAACGTCATCGTGCGCGAGTCCGACGACAACGCTCCGTTCTCCGGCCTCGCCTTCAAGGTGGCGACCCACCCGTTCTACGGCAAGCTCGTTTACGTGCGCGTCTACTCGGGCAAGGTCTCCTCCGGTGAGCAGGTCCTCAACGCCACCAAGGGCAAGAAGGAGCGCATCGGGAAGATGTTCCAGATGCACTCCAACAAGGAGAACCCGGTCGATGTCGCCCACGCGGGCCACATCTACGCCTTCATCGGTCTCAAGGACGTCACCACCGGTGACACCCTGTGCGCTCAGTCGGCCCCGGTCATCCTGGAGTCCATGACCTTCCCGGACCCGGTCATCCACGTGGCCATCGAGCCCAAGACCAAGGGCGACCAGGAGAAGCTGGGTGTCGCCATCCAGAAGCTCTCCGAGGAGGACCCGACCTTCACGGTCGAGCTCGACGAGGAGACCGGCCAGACCGTCATCGGCGGTATGGGCGAGCTGCACCTGGACGTCTTCGTCGACCGTATGCGCCGCGAGTTCAAGGTTGAGGCCAACGTCGGTAACCCGATGGTGGCCTACCGCGAGACCCTCAAGCGCAAGGTCGACAAGGTCGACTACACGCACAAGAAGCAGACCGGTGGCTCCGGCCAGTTCGCGAAGGTGCAGATGTCCTTCGAGCCCCTCGAGGTCGTTGAGGCCGCGGAGGGCGAGGAGAAGAAGCACTACGAGTTCGTCAACGCCGTCACCGGTGGCCGCGTGCCGCGTGAGTACATCCCCAGCGTCGACGCCGGCGTCCAGGAGGCCATGCTCACGGGTGTCCTCGCGGGCTACCCGATGGTCGACGTCAAGGCGACCCTCATCGACGGTGGCTACCACGAGGTCGACTCCTCCGAGATGGCCTTCAAGATCGCCGGCTCCATGGCGTTCAAGGAAGGTGCGAAGAAGGCCCACCCGGTCCTCCTCGAGCCCGTCATGGCCGTGGAGGTGCGTACCCCCGAGGAGTACATGGGCGATGTCATCGGCGACCTCAACTCTCGCCGTGGCATGATCCAGTCGATGGAGGACGCCGTCGGTGTGAAGGTCATCCGGGCGGCGGTCCCGCTGTCCGAGATGTTCGGCTACGTCGGTGACCTGCGCTCCAAGACGCAGGGTCGCGCGGTGTACTCGATGTCCTTCGACTCCTACGCGGAGGTCCCGAAGAACGTCGCCGACGAGATCATCGCCAAGGCCAAGGGCGAGTGA
- the rpsL gene encoding 30S ribosomal protein S12 — protein MPTIQQLVRKGRSSKRSSSKTPALKASPQRRGVCTRVYTTTPKKPNSALRKVARVRLSSGIEVTAYIPGEGHNLQEHSIVLVRGGRVKDLPGVRYHIVRGSLDTQGVKGRQQARSKYGAKKEKK, from the coding sequence GTGCCTACCATTCAGCAGCTGGTCCGCAAGGGCCGCTCCTCGAAGCGCTCGTCGTCCAAGACGCCGGCGCTCAAGGCCAGCCCGCAGCGTCGTGGCGTGTGCACCCGCGTGTACACCACGACCCCGAAGAAGCCCAACTCCGCCCTGCGTAAGGTCGCCCGTGTGCGCCTGTCGTCCGGCATCGAGGTCACGGCCTACATCCCCGGCGAGGGCCACAACCTCCAGGAGCACTCGATCGTGCTCGTCCGCGGTGGTCGTGTGAAGGACCTTCCCGGTGTCCGCTACCACATCGTGCGCGGCTCCCTCGACACCCAGGGTGTCAAGGGACGCCAGCAGGCACGCTCGAAGTACGGCGCCAAGAAGGAGAAGAAGTAA
- the rpsJ gene encoding 30S ribosomal protein S10, whose amino-acid sequence MAGQKIRIRLKSYDHEVIDSSARKIVDVVTRAGATVVGPVPLPTEKNVFCVIRSPHKYKDSREHFEMRTHKRLIDIIDPTPKAVDSLMRLDLPADVNIEIKL is encoded by the coding sequence ATGGCGGGACAGAAGATCCGCATCCGGCTCAAGTCCTACGACCACGAGGTCATCGACAGCTCGGCGCGCAAGATCGTCGACGTCGTGACTCGCGCAGGTGCGACGGTCGTGGGCCCGGTGCCGCTGCCGACCGAGAAGAACGTGTTCTGCGTCATCCGGTCGCCCCACAAGTACAAGGACAGCCGTGAGCACTTCGAGATGCGCACGCACAAGCGGCTGATCGACATCATCGACCCGACCCCCAAGGCCGTCGACTCGCTCATGCGCCTCGACCTGCCCGCGGACGTCAACATCGAGATCAAGCTCTGA